The Nitrospira sp. genome segment GGTCGAAGTGATGACTCGTCTGGGCGAACCGCGCACTGTTATGGTCAGCGTCTCGCCGCTGCACGGGGTAGATGGTCGCATCTTGGGGGTGCTCGGGATCGCGCGGGACATGACGGAGACCAAGCAGCTGGAACGACAGATTCGAAACGCGGAAAAACTGGCATCCATCGGCAAACTTGCAGCCGGCGTGGCGCATGAGATCAACAATCCGCTGGGTGGAATCCTGAACTGTCTGTACAACCTGCGAAAGGGGACCCCATCACCGGCACGCCAGGAGGAGTATTGGGCGTCGATGGAGCACGGTGTTCGACGCGTTCAAAAAACTGTTCGGCAGCTGCTCGATTTTTCGCAACAACATGAGCCGGCGTTCAGCCAGGCCGATATCAATCGAGTGGTCGATCAGGTGCTCACGTTGACGACGCATCTGTTCGCTCCCAGTCGCATTCGCCTGGACATCGCACAGGGACAAGGCCTTCCTCCTGTCATGGTCGACCGGCACATGATCGAACAGGTGTTGATGAATTTGATCCTCAATGCCGTGCAGGCAATGAAAAACGGTGGAGTCTTGACCATCCGAACGTCCGTGTCGGAAGGCGTCTGCCGTGTGGATGTGCAGGATTCGGGGATCGGTATTCCGGCCTCGGTGCTTCCCCGCATCTTCGATCCTTTCTTCACGACTAAGGGTGAGGGCGAGGGGACAGGGTTGGGCCTCTCGGTGAGTCTGGGGATCGTCGAGCGTCACGGAGGGAAAATTTCGGTGGAAAGCGAAGTCGGGACAGGCAGTACGTTCACGCTGTACTTGCCTGTCTCACGAGACCGGGCCTTGGTGGAGAAAGACGCATGAAAGGATTGGTTGTGTTGCTGGTCGATGATGAGCCGCTGATGCGTCTTTCGATGCTGGATGCGTTGGAAGCGGTTGGCTGTGAGGTGCAGGCCGTAGCAACCGGGCTGGAGGGGATCGAGGCGATTCAGAAGCGGATGTTTGATCTTGTCATCACCGATCTCCGATTGCCGGGTGCTGATGGGCTCACGGTGCTCAAGACCGCCAAAGAGAAGGCCGCTCAAACGGAAGTGCTCATGATCACCGCACATGGGTCGGTGGAAACAGCCGTGGGCGCCATGAAGCTGGGGGCTTTCGACTACATTACGAAACCGTTTCAAATGGATGAATTGTTGCTCATCATCGAACGGATCGGCGGGGTGATTGCCTTACGGCGAGAAAATCAGGACCTCAAGCGCCAGCTCGAAGACAAATTCTGCTTTCACGGCATCTTGGGGGCCAACAGCCAGATGCGGGCAGTCTTGGACAAAATCAAGATGGTGGCGGAAACCGACTCCACGGTCCTCATTGTCGGGGAAAGCGGAACAGGGAAGGAACTGGTGGCCAATGCCCTCCATCAGAACAGCCTGCGCAAGGGAGCGCCGTTGATTAAGGTTAGCTGCGCCGCGCTGCCCGAAACGCTGTTGGAAGCGGAACTCTTCGGCCATGAGAAGGGCGCGTTTACCGGCGCCCTACGCCAGCGACGAGGACGATTTGAAATGGCCAACCGTGGGACGTTGTTCCTCGATGAGATCGGAGAAATTTCGCCTGTTGTGCAAGTGAAACTCTTGCGCGTCTTGCAAGAACGGGTCTTTGAGCGGGTCGGCAGTAATGAGCCGATCGAGGTCGATGTCCGGTTGGTGTGTGCCACCCAGAAGGATTTGCGCAAGGAAGTGGCGCAGGGCCGGTTTCGGGAGGATCTTTTTTATCGGCTCAACGTCGTGCCCATCATCGTGCCGCCACTTCGGCAACGGCAAGAAGACATTATGGTGATTGCCGAGCATGTGTTGGAGACCTGCTCGCCGAAGCTGAATAAACAGTTGCGTGGGTTTTCCCAGCCGGCCCGAGAGTTATTGTTGCGGTATTCGTATCCGGGAAACGTACGTGAGTTGCAGAATCTCGTGGAGCGGGCCGTCGCGTTGGGGAGAGACCGGACGACGGTTCAACCCAATGACCTCTGTGGATTTCAGTCCTGTCCTTATCTGGGGGGAGGGACACAGGAGGCCTGTGGGTTCTGTCACGAGGGGTTAACCGGGGGGAGTAGAAAACAAGCCGCTTCCATGACCTCGTTGGCCGTGGCGCGAGAAGGATTTGAGAAGGACTATATCGTTTCTGTATTGGAGCGAGTTGAAGGGAGCCGCACGACCGCGTCCAAGATTCTGGGGTTGTCCCGAAAGGCTTTGTGGGAAAAGTGTAAGCGCTATGGGATTCCCTCGGCGTACGACGACCACGGGGAGGGAGCGTAGATGGTCTCTTCCGTGCCGCGCAGCATCGGTGGTTGGATTCGGCGTCTCTCTATGATGACGGTGTGGAGGCCTGCTCCAGTACGGTGTGCAACGATTGGTAGAGACATTTCGCCACCGCGGCATTGCCGGCAGGTGAATAATGGTCGACCAAAAACCGGTCTGTGGGATTTACTTCCAGCAAACAAGGAGTTGGGTCAAGGAATGGAAGTCCAGCTTCTTGTAGGACTTGCTTCCCAATAGGAAGAGTTGAGGGATTTGAAAAATCAGCTTTACTCGGGAAATAAATCAAAATGGGGATCGATCCGGATTCTGTTGCTGAGCGAATGAAACTCTGGAGAATCGATCTATTGATCGACAGCGTATCAGTTGAATAATCCGCTTTCCATTCCGGGTACATTGTCGAGAACAGTCGAAAGAGATACGAGAGATGAAGTGCACTCGTCTCCCAATCGTTCCGTTTGTAGCCTGGTTGATGGTGAAGAGAGGGAAGATCCGAAGGGGAACTATAAGCGAAGATCTCGCTAGGGGCGATTGTCGGGACATTGATCACCGTCAATTCACCATCGCGGACGATAAAGCGAGGTTTTGAAAAAGGCCAGTCCCACTGAGGAACAGCCAGGAATGGATAGACCCACATCGTGCGAGTAAGGTCATGGGAAATGATACTGAAGAGCACGACGCGTGGTTTCCGACCGGATACATCTTTTTTATAACGCAAATAGGCCTGATCGACACCATAACTGGGAACGCCGTAGTTGAGGAGTTGGAATTTGTCACCCAACATCTGGCCTAGATGAAATGCCCAGCTCTCTTCAAATCTCACCTCTTCGGCAAATGTGAACGAGTCGCCCACTAAGGCAATCTCCATGGTTCCCTCGGACTTCGTGACAGACGTCCCTGGGCGTGCGGTGCGCGT includes the following:
- a CDS encoding sigma-54-dependent Fis family transcriptional regulator — protein: MKGLVVLLVDDEPLMRLSMLDALEAVGCEVQAVATGLEGIEAIQKRMFDLVITDLRLPGADGLTVLKTAKEKAAQTEVLMITAHGSVETAVGAMKLGAFDYITKPFQMDELLLIIERIGGVIALRRENQDLKRQLEDKFCFHGILGANSQMRAVLDKIKMVAETDSTVLIVGESGTGKELVANALHQNSLRKGAPLIKVSCAALPETLLEAELFGHEKGAFTGALRQRRGRFEMANRGTLFLDEIGEISPVVQVKLLRVLQERVFERVGSNEPIEVDVRLVCATQKDLRKEVAQGRFREDLFYRLNVVPIIVPPLRQRQEDIMVIAEHVLETCSPKLNKQLRGFSQPARELLLRYSYPGNVRELQNLVERAVALGRDRTTVQPNDLCGFQSCPYLGGGTQEACGFCHEGLTGGSRKQAASMTSLAVAREGFEKDYIVSVLERVEGSRTTASKILGLSRKALWEKCKRYGIPSAYDDHGEGA